One genomic region from Candidatus Eisenbacteria bacterium encodes:
- a CDS encoding GDP-mannose 4,6-dehydratase, with product MRVLITGVTGFVGSHLVEYIARTQPKAEVHGIHRWRSRTENIDHITTGLTLHDCDIRDATSVHEIIAEVKPDQVYHLAAQSYVPASWHQPEETLSTNVIGQLHLFEAIRRLGLKTRVLVAGSSEEYGDVHADEVPIRETNPLRPLSPYAVSKVAQDMLGYQYFRSYGLDVVRTRAFNHEGPRRGSVFVTSNFCKQVAEIEKGRRPPVLHVGNLEAKRDFTDVRDVVRAYWLALEKGKPGEVYNIGSNRCWVIGDMLKMILSMTDKVIEVKPDPKRMRPSDVPILLCDYDKFKRETGWVPEIPFEQTLRDLLQYWRER from the coding sequence ATGCGCGTTCTGATCACCGGCGTCACGGGGTTCGTTGGCAGCCACCTGGTGGAGTACATCGCCCGGACCCAGCCCAAGGCCGAGGTCCACGGGATCCACCGCTGGCGGAGCCGGACCGAGAACATCGACCACATCACCACCGGGCTCACGTTGCACGACTGCGACATCCGGGATGCCACCTCGGTGCACGAGATCATCGCGGAGGTGAAGCCCGACCAGGTCTACCACCTGGCGGCCCAGAGCTACGTGCCGGCGTCGTGGCACCAGCCGGAGGAGACGCTCAGCACCAACGTGATCGGCCAGCTGCACCTGTTCGAGGCGATCCGCAGGCTGGGGCTGAAGACACGCGTGCTCGTCGCGGGATCCAGCGAGGAGTACGGGGACGTTCACGCCGACGAGGTGCCGATCCGGGAGACCAACCCGCTCCGGCCGCTCTCGCCCTACGCGGTGAGCAAGGTGGCCCAGGACATGCTCGGCTACCAGTACTTCCGCTCCTACGGGCTGGACGTGGTGCGCACGCGCGCCTTCAACCACGAGGGGCCGCGCCGCGGCTCCGTGTTCGTCACCTCGAACTTCTGCAAGCAGGTGGCGGAGATCGAGAAGGGCAGGCGCCCGCCGGTGCTGCACGTGGGCAACCTGGAGGCCAAGCGCGACTTCACCGACGTGCGCGACGTGGTGCGCGCCTACTGGCTGGCGCTGGAGAAGGGCAAGCCGGGCGAGGTGTACAACATCGGGTCGAATCGCTGCTGGGTGATCGGGGACATGCTCAAGATGATCCTGTCCATGACGGACAAGGTGATCGAGGTGAAGCCCGACCCGAAGCGCATGCGTCCTTCGGACGTGCCCATCCTGCTGTGCGACTACGACAAGTTCAAGCGCGAGACCGGCTGGGTCCCCGAGATCCCCTTCGAGCAGACCCTGCGCGACCTGCTGCAGTACTGGAGGGAAAGGTAG
- a CDS encoding dTDP-4-dehydrorhamnose 3,5-epimerase family protein: protein MIEGVKIKKLKVIPDERGFLMEMLRDDDEFFQKFGQVYLTVAYPGVVKGWHYHRKQTDHFTCVKGMMKVVLYDGREGSKTRGEVNEFFLGEQNPILLVIPNLVLHGMKGIGTEPAYLVNVPTEHYVYAEPDEFRVHPHDNDIPYKWERHDG, encoded by the coding sequence ATGATCGAGGGCGTGAAGATCAAGAAGCTGAAGGTGATCCCGGACGAGCGCGGCTTCCTGATGGAGATGCTCCGGGACGACGACGAGTTCTTCCAGAAGTTCGGCCAGGTGTACCTCACCGTGGCCTATCCCGGCGTGGTCAAAGGCTGGCACTACCACAGGAAGCAGACCGATCACTTCACCTGCGTGAAGGGCATGATGAAGGTGGTGCTCTACGACGGGCGCGAGGGCTCCAAGACCCGCGGCGAGGTGAACGAGTTCTTCCTGGGCGAGCAGAACCCCATCCTGCTGGTGATCCCAAACTTGGTGTTGCACGGCATGAAGGGGATCGGCACCGAGCCGGCGTACCTGGTCAACGTGCCCACCGAGCACTACGTCTACGCGGAGCCCGACGAGTTTCGCGTGCATCCGCACGACAACGACATCCCGTACAAGTGGGAGCGCCACGATGGCTAG
- a CDS encoding tetratricopeptide repeat protein yields MRRIPVALVALLVTLFLGGCAYYNTFYMARKAWDKAMEERARNPLQGASAAELAQYEQCMRACTNLLTKFPDSKYVDEAVLLIGRCQLGKGDYEGAVTQFQLLCDSLPQSRFVPDALTGQAQALTRLRRFADAESTLNQVLARFPDYAGKDQALITLGDGFRQQKRSREALETYTRLIRECPASEERYRSQTYRGEAYFQLEEWDSARTEFSQVALDAPREEDRFAARLKVGEALERARRFEEAITYYRQQQIDVRAQPKDLQQMRDPDLQLRIAGCEALRGQVDRAVDQYTTIKEAHPNDRFGSVAAYQLGYIQEVNREDFDQARKFYDAVNTMPRSEFTDVAKERNSGLARAAEYKKMMADSKSHFDGRAETAFLLAELYCFDMKKLDRALVEYLGVERAYSFTRFGPKAAFAAGWVLAKMKRPAAADSAYARVAARYSSTAFGLAAQDTLQRHFGAAADSVLAAGGRDTTNIPCPKPPEAIADSIAQAARADSLRRKTVADSIRLIAYSDSLRREALKRAEAMRADSVTRATAASRGISRPMVPAGSSVPSIQAAEMDSVPPVTADTSAVRRGGPPGSAPPPGSTPPDTSAAPKGSPPPGSAPASPAAPPAAPPTVPPPAGAAPGGPAPPDSLPHMPGAPAEPDTGGAAPPGNR; encoded by the coding sequence GTGAGGCGCATCCCGGTCGCGCTGGTCGCTCTCCTGGTCACGCTGTTCCTGGGTGGCTGTGCGTACTACAACACCTTCTACATGGCACGCAAGGCCTGGGACAAGGCCATGGAGGAGAGGGCCCGCAACCCGCTCCAGGGCGCCTCGGCGGCCGAGCTGGCCCAGTACGAACAGTGCATGCGCGCGTGCACCAACCTGCTCACCAAGTTCCCCGACAGCAAGTACGTGGACGAGGCGGTGCTCCTGATCGGGCGCTGCCAGCTGGGCAAGGGCGACTACGAGGGCGCCGTGACCCAGTTCCAGCTGCTGTGCGACAGCCTGCCTCAGAGCCGGTTCGTTCCCGACGCCCTCACCGGCCAGGCCCAGGCGCTGACCCGGCTGCGCCGCTTCGCCGACGCCGAGAGCACGCTGAACCAGGTGCTGGCCCGGTTCCCGGACTACGCCGGCAAGGACCAGGCCCTGATCACCCTGGGCGACGGGTTCCGGCAGCAGAAGCGCAGCCGCGAGGCGCTGGAGACCTACACCCGCCTGATCCGCGAATGTCCCGCCAGCGAGGAGCGCTACCGCTCGCAGACCTACCGCGGCGAGGCCTACTTCCAGCTCGAGGAATGGGACAGCGCGCGCACCGAGTTCTCGCAGGTGGCCCTCGACGCCCCGCGCGAGGAGGACCGCTTCGCCGCCCGGCTGAAGGTGGGAGAGGCCCTCGAGCGCGCCCGCCGCTTCGAGGAAGCCATCACCTACTACCGCCAGCAGCAGATTGACGTCCGCGCGCAGCCCAAGGACCTCCAGCAGATGCGGGATCCCGACCTTCAATTGCGGATCGCGGGGTGCGAGGCGCTGCGCGGCCAGGTGGACCGCGCCGTGGACCAGTACACGACGATCAAGGAGGCGCACCCCAACGACCGGTTCGGCTCGGTGGCCGCCTACCAGCTCGGCTACATCCAGGAGGTGAACAGGGAGGACTTCGACCAGGCGCGCAAGTTCTACGACGCCGTGAACACCATGCCGCGCTCCGAGTTCACCGACGTGGCCAAGGAACGGAACTCCGGGCTGGCCCGGGCCGCCGAGTACAAGAAGATGATGGCCGACTCGAAGAGCCACTTCGACGGCCGGGCGGAGACCGCCTTCCTGCTGGCCGAGCTCTACTGCTTCGACATGAAGAAGCTGGACCGCGCCCTGGTGGAGTACCTGGGGGTGGAGCGCGCCTACAGCTTCACCCGCTTCGGACCCAAGGCCGCCTTCGCGGCGGGCTGGGTGCTGGCGAAGATGAAGCGACCGGCCGCGGCCGATTCCGCGTACGCGCGCGTGGCCGCGCGGTACTCGAGCACCGCGTTCGGGCTGGCGGCGCAGGACACGCTGCAGCGGCACTTCGGGGCCGCCGCGGACTCCGTGCTGGCCGCCGGCGGCCGGGACACCACCAACATCCCGTGCCCCAAGCCGCCCGAGGCCATCGCCGACTCCATCGCCCAGGCGGCGCGCGCGGACTCGCTGCGCAGGAAGACAGTGGCCGATTCCATACGTTTGATCGCGTACTCGGACTCGTTGCGCCGCGAGGCCCTGAAGCGCGCGGAGGCGATGCGCGCGGATTCGGTGACGCGGGCCACCGCGGCCTCGCGCGGCATCTCGAGGCCGATGGTGCCGGCGGGCAGCTCGGTGCCCTCGATCCAGGCGGCCGAGATGGACAGCGTGCCGCCGGTGACGGCGGATACTTCTGCTGTGCGAAGGGGCGGCCCGCCGGGCTCTGCGCCTCCGCCGGGCTCCACGCCCCCAGACACCTCCGCCGCGCCGAAGGGCAGTCCGCCACCCGGATCTGCGCCCGCGTCGCCGGCCGCGCCGCCGGCCGCGCCGCCGACTGTACCGCCGCCTGCGGGCGCGGCCCCGGGCGGCCCGGCCCCGCCCGACAGCCTGCCGCACATGCCGGGCGCCCCGGCCGAGCCCGATACCGGCGGGGCCGCCCCGCCGGGCAACCGGTAG
- a CDS encoding GDP-mannose 4,6-dehydratase, which translates to MRTWVTGASGFVARHLIPALRADGHDVVGFGLEPAGPGWLDPSRYVSLDLGDTARVTAAARAHPPGAVLHLAGQSSAAASFRDPEGTFRNNLGSALGLLEGLRQAGARPRTLLVSSSEVYGPQASDRPVSEDSPPAVVSPYGASKLAAEAVGEAYRTAFGIPVVTVRPFSHTGPGQDDRFALSSFARQIAAAEREGRPGTLQVGNLDVVRDYLDVRDVVEAYRVLLERPEPGSTVNIASGTGRRMRDLLDHMVAHARVPLVVHTDPSRLRAQDLNFMVGDAGRLARLGWAPRHDVTEALDGLLEWWRR; encoded by the coding sequence GTGCGAACCTGGGTGACGGGCGCGTCCGGCTTCGTGGCGCGCCACCTGATCCCGGCCCTGCGCGCGGACGGACACGACGTCGTCGGCTTCGGCCTCGAGCCGGCCGGCCCCGGGTGGCTCGACCCCTCCCGGTACGTGTCGCTCGACCTGGGAGACACCGCGCGCGTGACGGCCGCGGCCCGCGCGCACCCGCCGGGGGCGGTGCTGCACCTGGCGGGCCAGAGCTCGGCCGCCGCCTCCTTCCGCGACCCCGAGGGGACGTTCCGCAACAACCTGGGCTCCGCGCTGGGACTTCTCGAGGGCCTGCGCCAGGCGGGGGCGCGGCCGCGCACGCTGCTGGTCAGCAGCAGCGAGGTATACGGCCCGCAGGCCTCGGACCGGCCGGTGTCCGAGGACTCGCCGCCGGCGGTGGTGAGCCCCTACGGCGCGAGCAAGCTGGCCGCCGAGGCCGTGGGCGAAGCGTACCGGACCGCCTTCGGGATCCCGGTGGTGACGGTGCGCCCGTTCAGTCACACCGGTCCCGGCCAGGACGATCGGTTCGCGCTGAGCAGCTTCGCGCGCCAGATCGCCGCCGCGGAGCGTGAAGGCCGGCCCGGAACGCTGCAGGTGGGAAACCTCGACGTGGTGCGCGACTATCTCGATGTGCGCGACGTGGTGGAGGCCTACCGGGTGCTGCTGGAACGCCCGGAGCCCGGCTCGACGGTGAATATCGCCTCGGGCACCGGGCGCCGGATGCGCGACCTGCTGGACCACATGGTGGCGCACGCGCGCGTGCCGCTGGTGGTGCACACCGACCCCTCCCGGCTGCGCGCGCAGGACCTGAACTTCATGGTCGGGGACGCCGGCCGCCTGGCCCGGCTGGGCTGGGCCCCGAGGCACGACGTGACCGAGGCGCTGGACGGGCTGCTGGAGTGGTGGCGGAGGTAG
- the pyrF gene encoding orotidine-5'-phosphate decarboxylase: MRAFLALDFPTSREALAQLRRLGGARCGVKVGLELFTAAGPPLVRRLKADGVFLDLKVHDIPHTMEGAARSAAELGADLLTVHATAGPRGVAAAVAGARGSGTQILAVTVLTSEGGDVAGRVLRLARESAAAGAHGLVMSVEAARAARRAVGPGLLLVTPGIRFADGVAHDQARVATPGVAGREGADAMVLGRAVFGAADPAAALARALAQFRSGRRGRV, encoded by the coding sequence GTGCGCGCCTTCCTGGCGCTCGACTTTCCCACCTCGCGCGAGGCCCTGGCGCAGCTGCGCCGGCTGGGGGGGGCGCGCTGCGGCGTGAAGGTGGGCCTGGAATTGTTCACCGCCGCCGGCCCGCCGCTGGTGCGGCGGCTGAAGGCCGACGGCGTGTTCCTGGACCTGAAGGTTCATGACATCCCGCACACCATGGAGGGCGCGGCGCGCTCCGCCGCGGAGCTGGGGGCGGACCTGCTCACCGTGCACGCCACCGCGGGGCCCAGGGGCGTGGCCGCGGCCGTGGCGGGCGCGCGCGGCAGCGGCACGCAGATCCTGGCGGTGACGGTGCTCACCAGCGAGGGCGGCGACGTGGCGGGCCGCGTGCTCCGGCTCGCGCGCGAGTCCGCCGCGGCCGGCGCTCATGGCCTGGTGATGTCGGTGGAGGCAGCGCGCGCCGCGCGTCGCGCGGTGGGGCCGGGGCTGTTGCTGGTCACGCCGGGCATCCGTTTCGCCGACGGCGTCGCGCACGACCAGGCGCGCGTGGCGACTCCCGGGGTTGCGGGACGAGAAGGCGCGGACGCCATGGTCCTGGGCCGCGCGGTGTTCGGGGCGGCCGATCCCGCGGCCGCGCTCGCGAGGGCCCTGGCCCAGTTCCGTTCGGGGCGCCGCGGGCGAGTTTGA
- a CDS encoding PEP-CTERM sorting domain-containing protein, translating into MRRYSFGILLCTGLLCALAAVASALPAPAFTATYWWKADGSTQINGERPRDAIVSVDQVDFYLEGNGPAVYGVAAPGDVTLFIYRVTNLGYMPTEGMNGLSGFELLDIGPFHYNYVGELPVDPVTGNPWLAISGPANEFAPEWEATWGLEPFTPNTYGLYPELPTTTVGNGVAPLSTAFFAYTVDGFVGIGERMADVHSWGIDPDLEIGVPVAFHYGLVSAPVIPEPRTLLLMGVGIAGLVMLRRRA; encoded by the coding sequence ATGCGTCGCTACTCCTTCGGCATCTTGCTCTGCACCGGCCTGCTGTGCGCGCTGGCCGCGGTGGCCTCGGCGCTCCCGGCGCCGGCCTTCACGGCGACCTACTGGTGGAAGGCGGACGGCTCCACCCAGATCAACGGGGAGCGCCCCCGCGACGCCATCGTGTCCGTGGACCAGGTGGACTTCTATCTCGAGGGGAATGGGCCCGCCGTCTACGGTGTCGCGGCTCCCGGCGACGTGACCCTGTTCATCTACCGGGTGACCAATCTCGGCTACATGCCCACCGAGGGCATGAACGGCCTCAGCGGCTTCGAGCTGCTGGACATCGGCCCGTTCCACTACAACTACGTCGGGGAACTCCCCGTGGACCCGGTCACCGGCAACCCGTGGCTGGCGATTTCCGGTCCGGCGAACGAGTTCGCGCCCGAGTGGGAAGCCACGTGGGGCCTTGAGCCCTTCACTCCGAACACCTACGGCCTGTACCCGGAGCTTCCCACGACCACCGTCGGCAACGGGGTCGCGCCGCTCAGCACCGCGTTCTTCGCCTACACCGTGGACGGTTTCGTCGGGATCGGCGAACGCATGGCCGACGTGCACAGCTGGGGCATCGACCCGGACCTGGAAATCGGTGTGCCGGTGGCATTCCACTACGGGCTGGTGAGCGCGCCGGTGATCCCGGAGCCCCGCACGCTGCTGCTGATGGGTGTCGGCATCGCCGGGCTGGTGATGCTGCGCCGCAGGGCCTAG
- a CDS encoding UDP-glucose/GDP-mannose dehydrogenase family protein, translated as MSKICVIGTGYVGLVTGACFADFGHQVTCVDSNPERLDQLRRLHMPFYEPGMEELVAKNVRQGRLSFTGDLGRAVRETDFVFIAVGTPQGRSGATDLGFVFTVAKQIAPHLTGYKVIVQKSTVPPGTGRKLAELVRQHLKRGSKARFDVVSNPEFLREGAAVDTFMHTDRIVIGADSQKALKAVAGLYRPLYLIETPMVLTNLETSELIKYAANNALATKISFINEMSRVCEAIGPHVDVNVVAKAVGLDKRIGSKFLHAGPGFGGSCFPKDCASLLHFSKQFGAPTPLTGAVMKVNRDQRRFVYDKILAGLGSPRGKTVALLGLAFKPNTDDLRESVGMDFGRWLLRAGIKVKAYDPIAMPGAQQELPGLTYCPDAYTAARGADVLVVVTEWNQFRELDLGKLKRIMRRPAIVDCRNIYDPRTVREIGFRYQGVGRGEA; from the coding sequence ATGTCGAAGATCTGCGTGATCGGCACGGGCTACGTGGGACTGGTGACCGGGGCCTGCTTCGCCGATTTCGGGCACCAGGTGACCTGCGTGGACTCCAACCCGGAGCGGCTCGACCAGCTCCGCCGCCTGCACATGCCCTTCTACGAGCCGGGCATGGAGGAACTGGTGGCCAAGAACGTGCGCCAGGGCCGGCTGAGCTTCACCGGCGACCTGGGCCGCGCGGTGCGCGAGACCGACTTCGTGTTCATCGCGGTGGGCACGCCGCAGGGCCGCAGCGGGGCCACCGACCTGGGCTTCGTGTTCACCGTGGCGAAGCAGATCGCCCCGCACCTCACCGGCTACAAGGTGATCGTGCAGAAGAGCACCGTGCCCCCGGGCACCGGGCGGAAGCTCGCCGAGCTGGTGCGGCAGCACCTCAAGCGCGGCTCGAAGGCCCGCTTCGACGTGGTGAGCAATCCCGAGTTCCTGCGCGAGGGCGCGGCGGTGGACACCTTCATGCACACGGACCGCATCGTGATCGGCGCGGATTCGCAGAAGGCGCTCAAGGCCGTGGCCGGCCTGTACCGCCCGCTGTACCTGATCGAAACCCCGATGGTGCTCACCAACCTCGAGACCTCGGAGCTGATCAAGTATGCGGCCAACAACGCGCTGGCCACCAAGATCTCCTTCATCAACGAGATGTCCCGCGTGTGCGAGGCCATCGGGCCGCACGTGGACGTGAACGTGGTGGCCAAGGCGGTGGGCCTGGACAAGCGCATCGGCTCGAAGTTCCTGCACGCCGGCCCGGGCTTCGGCGGCTCGTGCTTCCCCAAGGACTGCGCCAGCCTGCTTCACTTCTCGAAGCAGTTCGGGGCCCCCACGCCCCTGACCGGCGCGGTGATGAAGGTGAACCGCGACCAGCGCCGCTTCGTGTACGACAAGATCCTCGCGGGCCTGGGCTCCCCGCGCGGCAAGACCGTGGCGCTGCTGGGCCTCGCCTTCAAGCCCAACACCGACGACCTGCGCGAGTCGGTGGGGATGGATTTCGGCCGCTGGCTGCTGCGCGCGGGCATCAAGGTGAAGGCCTATGACCCCATCGCGATGCCCGGGGCGCAGCAGGAGCTGCCCGGCCTGACGTACTGCCCGGATGCCTACACCGCCGCCCGCGGCGCGGACGTGCTGGTGGTGGTGACCGAGTGGAACCAGTTCCGGGAGCTGGACCTCGGGAAGCTCAAGCGGATCATGCGGCGTCCCGCGATCGTGGACTGCCGCAACATCTACGACCCGCGCACGGTCCGGGAGATCGGGTTCCGGTACCAGGGCGTGGGCCGGGGAGAGGCGTAG
- a CDS encoding dihydroorotate dehydrogenase: MPDVRGQDAGGAGAGGCGPDAPGALAVKLGPFTLRTPVLLASGCCGYGPELAGALPMEEIGGFVTKTVTLQPRPGNPAPRVAETASGMLNSIGLENVGLDRFVGEKLPLLRALPPLRLVSLGGYSPGDYATQAERLEGHDGFEGFELNLSCPNVARGGLDLGTDPAQVAGVVRGVRARTGRFLVAKLTPNTHDIVALGRAAQDAGADAVSAINTLVGADVHWKSRTALPSPGAGGLSGPAVRPVAMAMVRRLAGALRIPVIGIGGIMEARDVLGFLLAGAAAVQVGTALFLDPSGAGVRAAALRRALAEIGASSCRDLVGALGQRATLK; the protein is encoded by the coding sequence ATGCCGGACGTAAGAGGGCAGGACGCGGGGGGCGCGGGCGCGGGCGGGTGCGGCCCGGATGCGCCCGGCGCGCTGGCCGTGAAGCTGGGCCCGTTCACGCTGCGCACGCCGGTGCTGCTGGCGTCCGGCTGTTGCGGCTACGGCCCGGAACTGGCCGGGGCGCTGCCCATGGAGGAGATCGGCGGGTTCGTCACCAAGACGGTCACGCTGCAGCCCCGCCCTGGCAACCCCGCCCCGCGCGTGGCGGAGACGGCATCGGGGATGCTCAATTCCATCGGGCTCGAGAACGTGGGGCTGGACCGCTTCGTGGGGGAGAAGCTGCCCCTGCTTCGCGCCCTGCCGCCGCTGCGGCTGGTCAGCCTGGGCGGCTACTCCCCGGGCGACTACGCGACCCAGGCGGAGCGGCTCGAAGGGCACGACGGTTTCGAGGGTTTCGAGCTCAACCTGTCGTGCCCCAACGTGGCCCGCGGCGGCCTGGACCTGGGCACCGACCCGGCGCAGGTGGCCGGGGTGGTGCGCGGGGTGCGCGCGCGCACCGGGCGGTTCCTGGTCGCCAAGCTCACGCCCAACACGCACGACATCGTGGCCCTGGGCCGGGCGGCGCAGGACGCCGGCGCCGACGCCGTGTCGGCCATCAACACGCTGGTGGGCGCCGATGTGCACTGGAAGTCGCGCACCGCGCTGCCCTCGCCGGGCGCGGGCGGGCTCTCCGGGCCCGCGGTGCGGCCGGTGGCGATGGCGATGGTGCGGCGCCTGGCGGGGGCTCTTCGAATCCCGGTGATCGGCATCGGCGGCATCATGGAGGCGCGCGACGTGCTGGGCTTCCTGCTGGCCGGCGCCGCGGCGGTGCAGGTGGGCACGGCGCTGTTCCTGGACCCGTCCGGCGCGGGCGTGCGGGCCGCCGCGCTGCGGCGCGCGCTCGCGGAAATCGGCGCGTCGAGCTGCCGCGACCTTGTCGGCGCGCTCGGACAGCGCGCCACGCTGAAGTGA